Proteins encoded together in one Solanum lycopersicum chromosome 7, SLM_r2.1 window:
- the LOC138337561 gene encoding methylesterase 2-like gives MTSLPADEKIVLVCNSIGGLSISKSMETFPGKIAVAVFLSGPNISASSFHVRVRHCLTCFPAAYLSPEENACCQLLFSIPIRVNLSEKTYPSTFMDSINIRLVYTERLELA, from the exons ATGACTTCACTTCCTGCTGATGAAAAAATAGTTCTTGTTTGCAATAGCATTGGTGGACTCTCCATTTCTAAATCCATGGAAACCTTCCCTGGAAAGATTGCTGTTGCTGTATTTCTTAGTGGTCCAAATATCAGTGCATCTTCATTTCATGTCCGAGTTCGTCATTGTCTTACCTGCTTTCCTGCAGCCTACTTAAGCCCGGAGGAGAATGCTTGTTGTCAGCTTCTATTCTCTATTCCTATCCGAGTCAATCTTTCAGAGAAAACCTACCCTTCCACG TTCATGGATAGTATAAACATTAGGCTCGTCTACACTGAG CGTTTGGAATtagcataa
- the LOC101250032 gene encoding protein DOWNY MILDEW RESISTANCE 6 → MALIVTSSPFPTMEIDYKKGAKYLVDNSKKMKMVPSQLVLPIPEGEKPSMAIDGSIPVIDLSGLYGPDEQRLSTIHAISSACAEWGFFRVTNHGIKSSIMDEMLKVIQEFFNLPLEDKMRYCSENVMDSVIYGTSFNATGKYALHWRDFFRHYGGLVPQSYHFWPDNPPTYKHVTKEYLKEVWQLAMKIFGAISQGLGLDPDYIEKSLGDEGTQMMVANYYPTCPEPNKTLGLAPHSDMGALTILMDSGIPGLQIKHNQTWYSVHHVPGTFVVNLGDFLEILSNGKYKSAEHRVVVNAEAARISIAVGHGPKMNTIVQPASPLIKEKSESKYRPIVYKDYVRAQQSTTKRGKVTLDEILNNN, encoded by the exons ATGGCTCTAATAGTTacttcttctccttttcctaCTATGGAAATTGATTACAAAAAAGGTGCAAAGTACTTAGTTGACAATTCTAAGAAGATGAAAATGGTGCCTTCCCAGCTTGTTTTGCCAATTCCAGAAGGTGAAAAGCCATCGATGGCGATTGATGGTTCAATTCCAGTTATAGATTTGAGTGGACTCTATGGACCTGATGAACAAAGACTATCAACTATACATGCCATTTCTTCTGCTTGTGCTGAATGGGGATTCTTTAGG GTGACTAATCATGGTATAAAGAGCTCTATCATGGATGAAATGCTAAAAGTGATACAAGAGTTTTTCAATCTCCCATTAGAAGACAAAATGAGATATTGTTCAGAAAATGTGATGGATTCAGTCATATATGGAACAAGCTTCAACGCTACCGGAAAGTATGCCCTTCATTGGAGGGACTTTTTCAGGCACTATGGTGGTCTAGTTCCACAAAGCTATCACTTTTGGCCAGATAATCCTCCCACATACAA GCACGTTACAAAGGAGTACTTAAAGGAAGTTTGGCAACTTGCGATGAAAATATTTGGTGCAATATCACAAGGATTAGGGCTTGATCCAGATTACATAGAGAAATCACTTGGAGATGAAGGGACTCAAATGATGGTTGCAAATTATTATCCAACATGTCCTGAGCCAAACAAGACATTGGGACTTGCTCCCCATTCAGATATGGGTGCTCTCACTATTTTAATGGACAGTGGCATTCCAGGCTTGCAAATTAAACACAATCAAACATGGTACTCTGTCCACCATGTCCCTGGCACTTTTGTTGTCAATCTAGGAGATTTTTTGGAG ATATTGAGTAATGGCAAGTACAAGAGCGCAGAGCATCGAGTTGTAGTCAATGCGGAGGCGGCTCGGATCTCTATAGCAGTGGGTCATGGCCCAAAAATGAACACAATAGTTCAGCCTGCAAGCCCACTTATCAAAGAGAAGAGTGAAAGCAAGTATCGACCCATTGTTTACAAGGACTATGTTAGAGCCCAACAAAGCACTACTAAGAGAGGGAAGGTTACCTTGGATGAGATTCTGAACAACAATTAA
- the LOC138337147 gene encoding protein DOWNY MILDEW RESISTANCE 6-like: protein MALITSSPSSSISTSISTNTITTQIDYKKGVKYLVDNSKNMKMVPLEFVLPISEGERPSMAIDGSIPIIDMSGLNGPDEQRLSTIHAISSACAHWGFFRVTNHGIKSSIMDEMLKVIEEFFNLPLEEKMRYYSENVMDPVRYGTSLNTTRKHNLHWRDFLRHYGGLVPQSYHLWTDNPPTYKHIAKEYLKEVWQFATKIFGAISEGLGLDPNYIESSLGDEGTQIIAANYYPACPEPNKTLGLAPHSDHGGLTILMDNGIHGLQIKHNHIWYSVPSIPGTFIVNLGDYLEVLSNGKYKSVEHRAVVNAEAARISIAVGHGPEMNAIVQPASPLIKEKSKSKYRPIVYKDYIRGQQSTIKRGKSALHEIMNNM from the exons ATGGCTCTAATtacttcttctccttcttcctcAATCTCCACTAGCATTTCAACTAATACTATTACTACTCAAATTGATTACAAAAAAGGTGTAAAGTACCTAGTTGACAATTCAAAGAACATGAAAATGGTGCCTTTGGAGTTTGTTTTGCCAATTTCAGAAGGTGAAAGGCCATCGATGGCGATTGATGGTTCAATTCCAATTATAGATATGAGTGGACTCAATGGACCTGATGAACAAAGACTATCAACTATACATGCCATTAGTTCTGCTTGTGCCCATTGGGGATTCTTTAGG GTGACTAATCATGGAATAAAGAGCTCTATCATGGATGAAATGCTTAAAGTGATAGAAGAATTTTTCAATCTTCCATTAGAAGAGAAAATGAGATATTATTCAGAAAATGTGATGGATCCAGTAAGATATGGTACAAGCTTGAACACAACCAGAAAACATAACCTCCATTGGAGGGACTTTTTGAGGCACTATGGTGGTCTAGTTCCACAAAGCTATCACCTTTGGACAGATAATCCTCCTACCTACAA GCACATTGCAAAGGAGTACTTAAAGGAAGTTTGGCAATTTGCTACAAAAATATTTGGTGCAATATCAGAGGGATTAGGGCTTGATCCAAATTACATAGAGAGTTCACTTGGAGATGAAGGGACTCAAATAATAGCTGCAAATTATTATCCAGCATGTCCTGAGCCAAATAAGACATTGGGACTAGCTCCACATTCAGATCATGGTGGTCTCACTATTTTGATGGACAATGGCATTCATGGCTTGCAAATTAAACACAATCATATATGGTATTCTGTCCCTAGTATACCTGGCACTTTTATTGTCAATCTAGGGGATTATTTGGAG GTATTGAGCAATGGGAAATACAAGAGCGTAGAGCATCGAGCAGTAGTCAATGCGGAGGCGGCTCGGATCTCTATAGCAGTGGGTCACGGCCCAGAAATGAATGCGATAGTTCAGCCTGCAAGCCCACTTATCAAAGAAAAGAGTAAAAGCAAGTATCGGCCCATTGTTTACAAAGACTATATTAGAGGCCAACAAAGCACTATTAAAAGAGGGAAGAGTGCCTTGCATGAGATAATGAACAACATGTAA